In Anaerococcus prevotii DSM 20548, the genomic window TTTTCTGTGAGAAAATATTTGGACCAACCAAAGACTACGAATGTTCTTGTGGTAAATACAAGAGAATCAGATACAAGGGCGTAGTTTGTGAAAAGTGTGGGGTAGAAGTGACAAAGTCCAAAGTACGTCGTGAAAGAATGGGCCATATCGAGCTTGCAGCTCCTGTAAGCCACATTTGGTACTTCAAGGGAATACCATCCAAGATGGGACTTCTCCTTGACATGAGCCCAAGAGTACTAGAGAAAATCCTATACTTTGCTTCATATGTTGTAATCAACCCTGGTTCAACAGACCTTATGGAAAAGCAAGAAATCTCTGAAAATGAATACCAAGACGTCCTAGAAGCTTATCCAGACGATACAGAATTTAAGGCTGCTATGGGAGCTGAAGCTGTAAAAGAGCTTCTAGCTAATGTAGATCTTAAGAGAGAATACGAGCTTCTCCTAAAGGAACTTGACGAATCAACAGGCCAAAAGAAGGTAAGAGTTTCAAGAAGACTAGAAGTAGTAGATGCCTTCCTTACAAGCGGCAACAAGCCAGAATGGATGATTCTAGATGTCCTTCCAGTAATGCCACCAGAATTAAGACCAATGGTCCAACTTGAAGGTGGAAGATTTGCAACAAGTGACTTAAATGACCTTTACAGACGTGTTATCAATAGAAACAACAGACTAAAGAGACTCCTAGATATAGGAGCTCCTGAAATCATCGTTCGTAACGAGAAGAGAATGCTTCAAGAAGCAGTCGACGCCCTAATCGATAACGGAAGACGTGGACGAGCTGTAACTGGAGCATCTAACAGAAACATGAAGTCCCTATCTGACTTACTTAAAGGAAAGAGCGGTAGATTTAGACAAAACCTACTAGGTAAGAGAGTTGACTACTCAGGTCGTTCTGTAATCGTAGTAGGACCTGACCTTAAGTTTAACCAATGTGGACTTCCACAAGAGATGGCCCTTGAGCTTTTCAAACCATTTATCATGAACAAGGTAGTAGATTGTGGTATGGCTCACAACCTAAAATCTGCCAAGAAAATGGTAGAGAAAAAAGACCCAAGAGTCTATGAAATCCTTGAAGAAGTAATCAAAGACCACCCAGTTTTACTAAACCGTGCCCCTACACTTCACAGACTTGGTATCCAAGCCTTTGAGCCAAAGCTTGTAGCAGGTAAGGCTATGAAGCTTCATCCACTGGCATGTAACGCCTTCAACGCCGACTTCGACGGTGACCAAATGGCTATCCACTTGCCACTATCTAATGAAGCACAAATCGAAGCAAGACTACTTATGATGTCAACTAACAACATCTTAGGTCTTAAAGATGGTAAGCCAATTACCACTCCTTCCCAAGATATGGTACTAGGTGCCTATTACCTAACTACTATCAAGAAGGAAGCTAAGGGTGAGAATATGACCTTCGAGTCTTACGATGAGATGATGAAGGCCCTAGAAGCAGGCTATGTAGAATATCAAGCCAAAGTTAAGGTAAGAGTTAAGAAGAGCAAAGACGATCCAGGTAAAATCGTAGAATCTTCTGTAGGTAGATTTATCTATAACTCAGGTATTCCACAAGACTTGGGTTATGTAAATAGAAAAGAAGATCCATATTCACTAGAGATTGACACAATAGTAGATTCTGGAACTCTAAAAGATATAGTCGATAAATGCTTTAGAAAGCACGGAAACATAAAGACTGCAGAAGTACTAGACTACATCAAACAAACAGGATATAAATATTCAACCCTATCAGGACTTACAGTATCCATGTCAGACGTAAATATTCCAAAAGAAAAATGGGATCTTATTGCTCATGCAGATGCTGAAGTTGATAGATACGATAAGCTCTACAGAAGAGGTCTAATAACAGATCAAGAAAGATATGAAAAAGTTATAGACATCTGGGGTAAGACTACAAATGATGTAACTGACGCCCTTCTTACAGAGCTTAAGTCAGATAATAACATCAAGATCTTTGCCGACTCCGGTGCCCGTGGTTCTACTAACCAAATCAGACAGCTAGGCGGAATGCGTGGACTTATGAGTCAGGCCGATGGTAAGATCATAGAAATTCCTATCAAGGCGAACTTTAGGGAAGGACTTTCAGTACAAGAGTACTTTATCTCAACCCACGGTTCACGTAAGGGTCTAACAGATACCGCCCTAAGAACAGCCGACTCAGGATACCTAACTAGAAGGATGGTAGATATTTCCCAAGACGTTATAGTTACAGAAGATGACTGCCATACAGATGGATATGTTGTAGCTCACGAGTTTAAGGACGGAAACGAACTTATAGAAAACCTACAAACAAGAATTATCGGTAGAACATCTTTCGAAGAAATCAAAGATGAAAGTGGCGAAGTTATAGTTCACAAGGATGAGCTAATAGACGAGGACATGGCTGATAAAATAATTGATGCAGGTATCAAGGAAGTTAAGCTTCGTTCAGTTCTCGAATGTAAGGCAAAACATGGAGTATGTGCAGCATGTTATGGTAGAAACCTTGCTACAGGCAAACACGTAAATGCAGGTGAGGCTGTAGGAATCATCGCTGCCCAATCAATCGGTGAGCCTGGTACTCAGCTAACCATGAGAACCTTCCACTCCGGTGGTATCGCAGGCGTTGGAATCACCCAAGGTCTTCCAAGAGTTGAGGAGTTATTCGAAGCGAGAAAGCCAAAAGGACTTGCCTACATCGCAGAAAACTCCGGTACAGTAACTCTTATCCAAAACGAAAAGAAGACAGACGTAGAAATCCTATCAGACGACGGATTTGCCAAGAAATACAACATCCCATTCGGATCTAGAATCCTTGTAAGAGATGGCGATGTGGTAAGAAAGGGTGACCAACTAACAGAAGGATCCCTTGATCCACACGATGTATTGAAGGTTCTAGGAAAAGTCGGAGTCCAAGACTACATTACAAAGGAAGTCCAAAAAGTATACAGACTTCAAGGTGTAGAGATCGACGATAGACACATAGAAGTAATCGCTCGTCAAATGCTTAAGAAAGTTAAGATTGAAGAGGCTGGAGATACAGAGTTCCTACCAGGATCCCTTCAAGATAGACGTGAAGTCGATATAGAAAACGAAAAAATGATAGAAGAAGGAAAAGAAGCAGCAACATATAGCCAAGAGCTCCTTGGAATCACCAAGGCTTCCCTTGCTACAGAAAGCTGGCTATCAGCAGCATCCTTCCAAGAAACAACCAGAGTCCTAACAGATGCCTCAATCAAGGGCAAGGTCGATGACCTCAAGGGACTTAAGGAAAATATCATCATAGGTAAGCTAATCCCAGCAGGTACGGGACTTAAGACTTACAATGATGTAGAAATCGACTACGAAACAAAAGAAGCAGAAGATGCACAAATAGCAATGAACATAGAAGCTATCGAAAAAGAAGCTGAAAGCGAAGAAGCTATACAAAAATAAAACTAAGGCCCGAGCAATCGGGCTTTTCTTGTGGGCAATTTTAAATTACTTCTTTGTAATAGTAAAAAATAATTTTATAATTAGATTGAATTTCCTATCTTTACGGACCAAGTAATCTCAAGCCTAATTGAAAGAAATTTAAAAATAAAGTATTAATGATAAAATATTAATTTGGAAAGTTTGTAGATGGATTTAGTTTCATTAAGAATATTGAAGTTTATAAAGAGAATAAAATTTCAATGAAAAAACTAAGCCAAACTTTTAAGTCTAGCTTAGTTATATCTTATGCCAAATACTCATCAGCCTCTTTGAGACCTTTGATTATTTCTAGGTTTTGTGGGCAAATTCCTTCACATTTACCACATTCTATGCATTCAGTTGGGCTAACTCCTTCTTCTAGATAATCTTTGTATTCCTTTCTGGATTTATCAGCTTCATCATAGAGATAGGCTTTGTTCCATAGGCCAAAGACCTTTGGTATGTTAATATCAACGGTGCATGGAAGACAGTATTCACAAGCAGTGCAGCCTATACGCTCACGGCTTTTGTATATGGCCCTCGCCTTTTCGTAGAAGTCCTCGTCTTCTTTTGCTAGAGAATTATAGTCGGTTGTGCTAGCCATCTCTAAGTTTTCCCTAACTTGGTCTATATCATTCATTCCAGATAGGACAGTCATTACATTATCAAGACTTAGAGGAAACTTCAAAGCTTCTTGGGCAGGGGATAGGTCGGTAAAGTCCTTAAGCATATTCCTTAGCTCTTCTGGAGGATTGGCAAGCCTTCCGCCCTTAACGGGCTCCATTATAACTACAGGGATTCCCATTTCCTTGGCAAGCTCATAACCCTTTAGGCCTGCTTGGTAGTCTACATCGAGGTAGTTGAGTTGGATTTGGCAGAAGTCCCAGTCATAGGCCTTGATGATTTCTTCAAAGGCTGGATATTCGTCATGGAAGGAGAAGCCAACATGTTTTACGATTCCTTTTTCTTTGATTTCTGTGAGAAAATCTAGGACTCCAAGCTCTACTACTTGTCTAAATCTTTTTACATCGAGAGAATGGAGGAGGTAGAAGTCTAAGTGGTCTGTCCTTAAATTTTCCAATTGCTCGTTTAATAATTTGTAAAAGTCGCCCCTTTCCTTGACAAGCCAACAAGGTAGCTTAGTAGTAAGCTTAATCTTGTCACGGAGCTTGTTTTCTTCTAGAAATTCTCCGATAAATTTCTCACTCTTTCCGTCATGATAAGGATAAGCTGTGTCAATATATGTAAGTCCATTATCGATTGCTTCTAGTATGTCTTTGGACGAAGCTTTCTTATCAATCTTTCCATTATCGCCATCAATTGTCTTAAATCTCATACAACCAAAACCAAGTCGTGAGATTTTTTCTCCATTTAAGTCGAAATATTTCATAAACACTCCTTTTATTTATATATCCATTGTAACATATAATAATTTTTAGACATAGAAATATTTCAATAGAAGGCTCGACTTTGATATAATAGAAGAGAAGGAGGAATTTATGAGAAAAGCAAAATTAAGATATTCCTACAAGTCAAAGGAATTGTCTACAATTCTTTCGTTCGTATTGACTGGTATTATAGTTGGACTTGCTATAGGATTTTTTAAAAAAGCCATAGGCTTTGTGTCTGCTAGGATGATATACCTAATATCATTAGTTAAAGACAGACCAATATATGCCCTTGGAATTATCATTTTATTTATAATTATTGGAACAATTATTTATTTCTTATCTAAAAAAGATCCGAATATCAATGGATCTGGTATTCCTATCATATATGGTATGCTAGATAATGAGTTTACAGTAGATAGCCCTAGGACCCTAATTAGAAAATTTATCGCAAGTACCCTAGCTATAGGATCAGGACTAACCCTAGGTAGGGAAGGCCCATCCGTCCAAATAGGAGGTCTTATAGGAGATATAGTACACAAGATTAGCAAGTCAAAGGAAAATAAGAGATACTTTATTGGATCAGCTGCGGGAGCTGGAATCGCCGTAGCCTTTAACGCTCCAATTGCAGGAATGTTATTTACAGTAGAAGAGATATTTAAAAAAACTGACAGGAAAGTATTTTTATCAACGGCCATTACAATATTTACAGCAATAATAACAGCAGATATTGCCTTCGGTAACCACCCAGCTCTACTTGACGTTCCAAACTTCGAAGTCATGCACTTATCTATGATTGGAATCTTGATAATTCTGGGAATCTTCGTAGGCCTATCGGGAGTCTTCTTCAATTACTGTGTAATTGGTTCTAAGTCTGTCTATAAGAAGATAAATATTAATCCCTACATAAAATACCTAATCCCTTTTGTAGTAACAGCAATTGTCTTGATGATAGACATAGACCTATTTGCATCAAGTGAGGACTTTATCTTTCTTGCTACTAAGGGTGAGACGAGTTTGCTTAAACTTATCATATTTTATTTTATGAAAATATTTCTCCTAAGCTTAGCCTTTGGAGCAGGAGTTTCAGGAGGAAGCCTAGTTCCACTTCTAGTAATTGGTTCGCTTGTAGGTAACATTGTAGCTACAAGTCTAGTTATGGCAGGACTCCTTGATCCATCATTTATATTTGTCTTTAGTATCCTAGGCATGTGCGGCCACTTCTCAGCTATAGTAAGAGCTCCAATCACAGCTATTATTCTAGTCCTAGAAATGACCGGAGGAGCCTTCGAATACTTACTAGGAATATCAATAGTAAGCCTAATAGCTTACAGCATAGCAGAAATATGCAAATCCAAACCATTTTATGAACATTTGTATGAGTTGATGCTTAAGTAAAAAGAAAAAGTCTAACTACATTTAGGTGAAGTTAGACTTTTTAATTCTTTGGTTAACATTAATTCTATAAAATAAACTCAGAAATAGTTTTAGATATTTCTATGATGTCTACTCCTTTTTTAAAGTCGAAAGATAGTTTGTTTCCGTCGTTAAAGGCTATTATCAGCTCGCTGTCTATATCGAGCATGCCTGCAGTTTCTATTCCGAAGTATTGGATTTTGGAGTAGGGATAAGAGATGTAGGCTATCTTTTTACCGGTGATTCCTTGAACATTTATTACGAAGATTCTTTTTGTAGTAAAGATTATCTGGTCTCTTATTGTTTCAAAGGCCTGGATTATAGCTTCGTCTTTTAGGAGAAAGTTAATTACTTCTTTTCTTACATTTTCTATATTTATTTCTTTGAGATTGAAGGTGTTAGAGTCACCTATGATTCCACTTCCTATTGTTGACATATGTCCTCCTTTTGCTTTGTTTATTTTATGATATCACTTTTTATTAAATTTTAAAATTAGTATTTATTTTAGTAGATTTTTTCAAAGCTTATCATATATTGATAGAAGTTAGAAATTTTTGAGGTGGTATATGGATCATTATTTAACTAGTGATACTCCATCAAAGGCAATTAGCAAGTTCGCTCTGCCTATGGTGGTTGGATCTTTATTTCAACAAATTTATACCTTGGTCGATTCGGCTGTAGTTGGTAAGTACGTGGGGGAGGCTGCTCTTGCTTCTATAGGGGCAAGTTTCGCCCTTACTACTATTTTTATTTGCATTGGAGTAGGCGGTGGGGCTGGAGCTTCGGTTTTAATTGCAAGATACTTTGGATCACGAGATTACAAGAGGATGAAGACTGCGATTTTCACTTCTATGATAGGATTTTTAGGTCTTTCCCTTGCTCTTTCCGCTTTTGGATTGATTTTTTCTAAGAAACTTATGGCCCTTCTTCAAACACCTAGTGAGATTTTGGATATGGCAGTCTTATATCTTAATATTTATTTTTATGGCCTGCCATTTTTGTTTATGTACAATATCATATCGGCTCTTTACCAGGCTCTTGGAGAATCAAAGATTCCCCTATATTTTTTGATTTTCTCATC contains:
- the rpoC gene encoding DNA-directed RNA polymerase subunit beta', with product MSELNQFDGMRMKIASAEKIRSWSHGEVKKPETINYRTLKPEKDGLFCEKIFGPTKDYECSCGKYKRIRYKGVVCEKCGVEVTKSKVRRERMGHIELAAPVSHIWYFKGIPSKMGLLLDMSPRVLEKILYFASYVVINPGSTDLMEKQEISENEYQDVLEAYPDDTEFKAAMGAEAVKELLANVDLKREYELLLKELDESTGQKKVRVSRRLEVVDAFLTSGNKPEWMILDVLPVMPPELRPMVQLEGGRFATSDLNDLYRRVINRNNRLKRLLDIGAPEIIVRNEKRMLQEAVDALIDNGRRGRAVTGASNRNMKSLSDLLKGKSGRFRQNLLGKRVDYSGRSVIVVGPDLKFNQCGLPQEMALELFKPFIMNKVVDCGMAHNLKSAKKMVEKKDPRVYEILEEVIKDHPVLLNRAPTLHRLGIQAFEPKLVAGKAMKLHPLACNAFNADFDGDQMAIHLPLSNEAQIEARLLMMSTNNILGLKDGKPITTPSQDMVLGAYYLTTIKKEAKGENMTFESYDEMMKALEAGYVEYQAKVKVRVKKSKDDPGKIVESSVGRFIYNSGIPQDLGYVNRKEDPYSLEIDTIVDSGTLKDIVDKCFRKHGNIKTAEVLDYIKQTGYKYSTLSGLTVSMSDVNIPKEKWDLIAHADAEVDRYDKLYRRGLITDQERYEKVIDIWGKTTNDVTDALLTELKSDNNIKIFADSGARGSTNQIRQLGGMRGLMSQADGKIIEIPIKANFREGLSVQEYFISTHGSRKGLTDTALRTADSGYLTRRMVDISQDVIVTEDDCHTDGYVVAHEFKDGNELIENLQTRIIGRTSFEEIKDESGEVIVHKDELIDEDMADKIIDAGIKEVKLRSVLECKAKHGVCAACYGRNLATGKHVNAGEAVGIIAAQSIGEPGTQLTMRTFHSGGIAGVGITQGLPRVEELFEARKPKGLAYIAENSGTVTLIQNEKKTDVEILSDDGFAKKYNIPFGSRILVRDGDVVRKGDQLTEGSLDPHDVLKVLGKVGVQDYITKEVQKVYRLQGVEIDDRHIEVIARQMLKKVKIEEAGDTEFLPGSLQDRREVDIENEKMIEEGKEAATYSQELLGITKASLATESWLSAASFQETTRVLTDASIKGKVDDLKGLKENIIIGKLIPAGTGLKTYNDVEIDYETKEAEDAQIAMNIEAIEKEAESEEAIQK
- a CDS encoding aldo/keto reductase produces the protein MKYFDLNGEKISRLGFGCMRFKTIDGDNGKIDKKASSKDILEAIDNGLTYIDTAYPYHDGKSEKFIGEFLEENKLRDKIKLTTKLPCWLVKERGDFYKLLNEQLENLRTDHLDFYLLHSLDVKRFRQVVELGVLDFLTEIKEKGIVKHVGFSFHDEYPAFEEIIKAYDWDFCQIQLNYLDVDYQAGLKGYELAKEMGIPVVIMEPVKGGRLANPPEELRNMLKDFTDLSPAQEALKFPLSLDNVMTVLSGMNDIDQVRENLEMASTTDYNSLAKEDEDFYEKARAIYKSRERIGCTACEYCLPCTVDINIPKVFGLWNKAYLYDEADKSRKEYKDYLEEGVSPTECIECGKCEGICPQNLEIIKGLKEADEYLA
- a CDS encoding ClC family H(+)/Cl(-) exchange transporter, with product MRKAKLRYSYKSKELSTILSFVLTGIIVGLAIGFFKKAIGFVSARMIYLISLVKDRPIYALGIIILFIIIGTIIYFLSKKDPNINGSGIPIIYGMLDNEFTVDSPRTLIRKFIASTLAIGSGLTLGREGPSVQIGGLIGDIVHKISKSKENKRYFIGSAAGAGIAVAFNAPIAGMLFTVEEIFKKTDRKVFLSTAITIFTAIITADIAFGNHPALLDVPNFEVMHLSMIGILIILGIFVGLSGVFFNYCVIGSKSVYKKININPYIKYLIPFVVTAIVLMIDIDLFASSEDFIFLATKGETSLLKLIIFYFMKIFLLSLAFGAGVSGGSLVPLLVIGSLVGNIVATSLVMAGLLDPSFIFVFSILGMCGHFSAIVRAPITAIILVLEMTGGAFEYLLGISIVSLIAYSIAEICKSKPFYEHLYELMLK
- a CDS encoding PH domain-containing protein, whose amino-acid sequence is MSTIGSGIIGDSNTFNLKEINIENVRKEVINFLLKDEAIIQAFETIRDQIIFTTKRIFVINVQGITGKKIAYISYPYSKIQYFGIETAGMLDIDSELIIAFNDGNKLSFDFKKGVDIIEISKTISEFIL